The following coding sequences lie in one Silvanigrella aquatica genomic window:
- a CDS encoding substrate-binding periplasmic protein yields MKLMLIGIKLVLFFNFLFINNTLKASPTDAIILDFFERPPYFILVKGNNTISDGVVFHIVEKIFKTAKIPYQYEMVPFPRTVLKIKKNDTKICALSVYKNKDREEFSYFTSPIFHDKKTIFVYRKGDERFNNLKVTDDVFIKSDLKYLAKIGFSQGEYLDQMLFKYKQIKPMDNQNPKAIGVVYTSSDINSMFSDILNKKADYMLSGRNEAEFLIQNDNKLKSGLAIKEFKDQPPGEFRYIMCSKNVGIETINKLNEAIKKVVKKY; encoded by the coding sequence ATGAAATTGATGTTAATAGGTATAAAATTAGTTTTATTTTTTAATTTTTTGTTTATTAATAATACTTTAAAAGCATCGCCAACAGATGCAATCATTCTAGATTTTTTTGAGCGCCCCCCCTATTTTATTCTTGTTAAAGGAAATAATACAATATCAGACGGAGTTGTATTTCATATTGTTGAAAAAATATTTAAAACAGCAAAAATTCCTTATCAATATGAAATGGTACCATTTCCAAGAACAGTTTTAAAAATAAAAAAAAATGATACAAAAATATGCGCATTATCAGTCTATAAAAATAAGGATAGAGAAGAATTTTCCTATTTTACAAGTCCTATTTTTCACGATAAAAAAACAATTTTTGTTTATAGAAAAGGCGATGAAAGATTTAATAATTTGAAAGTGACAGATGATGTGTTTATAAAATCTGATTTGAAGTATTTAGCGAAAATAGGCTTTAGTCAAGGAGAGTATCTTGATCAAATGTTATTTAAATATAAACAAATAAAACCTATGGATAATCAGAATCCCAAAGCAATTGGTGTTGTTTATACCTCTAGTGATATTAATTCCATGTTTTCAGATATTTTAAATAAAAAAGCAGATTATATGTTGTCAGGTAGAAATGAAGCAGAATTTTTAATTCAAAATGATAATAAATTAAAATCAGGTTTAGCAATAAAAGAATTTAAAGATCAGCCTCCTGGTGAATTTAGATATATCATGTGTTCTAAAAATGTCGGTATAGAAACAATCAATAAACTTAATGAAGCTATTAAAAAAGTTGTTAAAAAGTATTAG
- a CDS encoding glycoside hydrolase family 18 protein: MFKKTSLNSIALISLLNPFSLAYAIQVTQNQSGQLPIDYNTNPNEPQKPSKYLGNRPAASLQWNYKGPWWPESVIPPPLSPRNYGVILKDKKEPLNFNGYNANLEKNIPFSHKSNKIIGLYLTEWAYWERAFPAEFTPAKNVTHVFYSFLALCDYERKNATENNGLIANENKYGAAILKAMCGQGMFPGKTGTNYDQNVFDKYNWEDQDVGANENNKNQPKKDFEITKYDPQASYFMLKAMEKMKTVNPNLKAMVSIGGWTLSSPFHKMVASPEGRTAFINSVIQFLQDNPFVDGIDIDWEFPGGGGAVTKLANEGYLVEKSRYTSLIKELRIALDNKFTGIFKKQLSAAVSASPSKLASIDFNNLKDDFDFINIMSYDLYGAFSRYPNHQAALHAKPIASVYGTSESENQIKDEAGNPITVSSQIQTNKQNFKSYSAEGAIKTILENNPEFPSQKLVLGAAAYSRGWHTIQVKAEHDKLFWHGVAAGKDGSLGVSGTFENGVSDFREIFDKHMTEGNTQNLYYDKQAEAAYIWKPKNTNENIISASVESFDSPQSVIAKAKFVKDYNLGELFAWDASTDNGLILNAMNAGLCNKKADGTYYSFEQKYAGIIHTNINEDKSITETISTSPKDTIYKFDGSEFCSVNESYKVTTPKQNQSKITNPIVEPQPEVITNPIVEPQPVVVTIPIVEPQPVVVTNVESNEKTSVTFINKSHVYILPYTQQGVWGTLIAGNQSETYAHDDTRLFNKAGNWGYKEGFEVPLNIFVNNTEFKECGVVKLKGTIKVVYENSICTIQ; encoded by the coding sequence ATGTTTAAAAAAACATCGTTAAATTCTATTGCTTTAATTTCTCTATTGAATCCTTTTTCTTTAGCATATGCAATTCAAGTCACACAAAATCAATCGGGGCAATTACCAATTGATTATAATACCAACCCTAATGAACCCCAAAAACCTAGCAAATATCTAGGCAATCGTCCCGCTGCAAGTTTACAATGGAATTATAAAGGACCTTGGTGGCCTGAAAGTGTTATACCTCCGCCCCTTTCACCAAGAAATTATGGCGTGATATTAAAAGATAAAAAAGAACCACTCAACTTCAATGGATACAATGCAAACCTAGAAAAAAACATACCATTTTCACATAAAAGTAACAAAATTATCGGCCTTTATTTAACTGAATGGGCTTATTGGGAAAGAGCTTTTCCCGCCGAATTTACACCTGCAAAAAATGTGACTCATGTTTTTTATAGCTTTTTAGCTCTATGCGATTACGAAAGAAAGAATGCCACAGAAAATAATGGACTTATTGCAAATGAAAATAAATATGGCGCTGCCATATTAAAAGCCATGTGTGGACAGGGAATGTTTCCAGGAAAAACAGGAACAAATTATGATCAAAACGTGTTTGATAAGTATAACTGGGAAGATCAAGACGTAGGTGCAAATGAAAATAATAAAAATCAGCCCAAAAAAGATTTTGAAATCACAAAGTATGACCCCCAAGCTTCTTATTTTATGCTAAAAGCAATGGAAAAAATGAAGACGGTTAATCCTAATTTAAAAGCCATGGTTTCTATTGGGGGCTGGACCTTAAGTTCACCTTTTCATAAAATGGTTGCTTCTCCAGAAGGAAGAACAGCTTTTATCAATTCTGTCATTCAATTTTTACAAGACAATCCCTTTGTTGATGGCATAGACATCGATTGGGAATTCCCAGGTGGAGGTGGTGCTGTAACAAAACTTGCTAATGAAGGTTACCTTGTTGAAAAGTCCCGCTATACCTCACTCATTAAGGAATTAAGAATTGCTTTAGATAATAAGTTTACAGGAATATTTAAAAAACAGCTTTCAGCAGCCGTTAGCGCTTCTCCCTCAAAATTAGCGTCTATTGATTTTAATAATCTTAAAGATGATTTCGATTTTATCAATATTATGAGTTATGATCTTTATGGCGCTTTCAGTCGTTACCCTAACCACCAAGCAGCTCTTCATGCCAAACCTATTGCTTCCGTTTACGGAACCTCAGAATCTGAAAATCAAATAAAAGATGAAGCAGGGAATCCAATCACTGTGAGCTCACAAATACAAACAAATAAACAAAATTTTAAATCTTATAGTGCAGAAGGAGCCATAAAAACCATTCTTGAGAATAATCCCGAATTTCCTTCTCAAAAATTAGTCTTAGGAGCTGCTGCTTATAGCCGCGGTTGGCATACAATTCAAGTTAAGGCAGAGCACGATAAATTATTTTGGCATGGTGTTGCTGCTGGAAAAGATGGCTCTCTCGGTGTCAGTGGCACTTTTGAAAATGGTGTTTCCGATTTTAGAGAAATTTTTGATAAACACATGACAGAAGGAAATACACAAAATCTTTATTATGATAAACAAGCAGAAGCTGCTTATATTTGGAAACCCAAAAATACAAATGAAAATATCATTTCTGCTTCTGTGGAATCCTTTGACTCCCCTCAATCGGTAATTGCAAAAGCAAAATTTGTAAAAGACTATAATTTAGGTGAATTATTTGCATGGGACGCCTCAACAGATAATGGTTTAATTTTAAATGCAATGAATGCAGGATTGTGCAATAAAAAAGCAGATGGTACATATTATTCCTTTGAACAAAAATATGCTGGTATTATTCACACCAACATAAATGAAGATAAATCTATTACTGAAACAATTTCAACTTCACCTAAAGATACTATATACAAATTTGATGGTTCGGAATTTTGTTCCGTTAATGAATCATATAAAGTTACAACTCCAAAACAAAATCAAAGTAAAATAACAAATCCTATCGTTGAACCCCAACCTGAAGTTATTACAAATCCTATCGTTGAACCTCAACCTGTAGTTGTTACAATTCCTATCGTTGAACCCCAACCTGTAGTTGTTACGAATGTCGAAAGCAATGAAAAAACATCTGTTACCTTTATTAATAAGAGCCATGTTTATATTTTGCCTTATACACAGCAGGGTGTTTGGGGAACTCTCATAGCCGGTAATCAAAGTGAAACTTATGCACACGATGATACTCGACTCTTTAATAAAGCTGGCAATTGGGGTTATAAAGAAGGTTTTGAAGTTCCTTTAAATATCTTCGTAAATAATACTGAATTTAAAGAATGTGGCGTTGTCAAATTAAAAGGTACAATTAAAGTCGTGTATGAAAACAGTATTTGCACCATTCAATGA